The Ectothiorhodospiraceae bacterium 2226 region ACGCCTTCCATTAAACCGCCGCAAAGAGAAGCATAGTGCTTGAGAACGCGTCGGGCCTCGCCCAGCCCCAGTGCCGGATCGGCAAAGCGCAGCGTGCACATCAATAGCTTTTATCGTCGGCACCGTCTCGACGCGAGGAGAACGAGGCGCGTTGACAGTGGAGGCATCGGGTCAATACTTAGTGACTCGCCTTTCGGGCCGGCGTATGCCGCCACAAGCGCGGAGTCGCACGCACCGGACCGGGGCGAGCACCCTAGGCAAGACGCGGAGGTGGTCATCATGCCCATACACCCGCTGACGCGCGCACTCCCCTTGGCCCTCATTCCCCTCGTCGCCGTCCTGTTCGGAGCCCCACTCGCGGCTCAGGATCAGGATCAGGTCTTCGTGGCACCGCTGACCGGCAACGAGGAGGTCCCCGAGGTGGATAGCCGAGCCGTCGGCCATTCGGTGCTGCACCTGAACCAAGAGGGGGATGCGCTAAACTTCACGCTGAACGTCGCCAACATCGAGAGGATGACCCAGGCGCACATCCACTGCGGTATCGCCGGCGTCAACGGTCCGGTCGTGGCGTTCCTCGTCGCACTGGAAGAAGCCGGTCGCGACATCAACAGCCTCGCCGTCGAAGGAACACTCACGAACGACCACGTGACACCCCAACCGGACTCCGAGGCCTGCCCCGGCGGGGTCGCCGACTTCGATGAGATGCTGGCCAAGATCGAGGCCGGCGAGGCGTATGTGAACGTCCATACGGAGCAGAACCCGGCCGGCGAGATCCGTGGCCAGATCCGCTAGGTCCGCTCGACTACCGTTTACCCGATGATAGAGAGCCCTCCGGCGGCAACGCCGGAGGGGCTTTCTACATCTTCCTTCGCGCAATATCCGCGCTGCACGCGGGCTTCTATCGACGCGCAACCATACAAGCGTGACGAGAACGCCGCACGTTCAAGCCTCGCTGTCAGGTCCCACCAACCTTCTCGAGGAAGTGGGTTTCCTCCACGCAAACGGTCAGCTCCTTGGGTCGCGTGACACGGCCCGTCAGGCGGACGGAGTCCCCAGAGGCCAGCGACGAGAAGACGCCCAGCCCCTGGGCCTGACACAGTTGCTCTCGCGCCGGGATCCGGATCAGCACCCTCCCGTAGGCCGCGGCTTGAAGGAGGATCTCACCGTCTCCATCCACGAACATCGGCGTAGCGGCGACGGCGACCACCCGTCCTTCCAGTTCTCGATCCTCTCCGATCGTCAACAAGTCCAAGGACGTCTCGCCGCCACTGCCCATGCATCCAACGAGAGCCGAGACAACTCCCATCAACGCCATCAACGCTACCCATGTACTGCGAGCAAGAATAACTCGGCCCCCTATAGTGATCCTCGTAGACTTGCTGGCCGCGGTGCCCTCAATGACAGGAATCATCAGAGATCATGCGTGCAAAATGCTTCTTGTCGGCCTCGTTATCGACCACCTCGAACTCGATTCCGACATAGGCAGCCGTAAAGGAGATGTCGAAACTCCGGCGGCTGTCCGGCCAGGAGAGCGTACCGCGATAGAACAGCCTCTCGTCCGGCCAACTGTCCTTAGCGAGGTGCGGTTCGGGCAAGTCATCTCGAAGTTCCAATGCGACGCTGACTATGGGGTACCTTCCAGTCTGGATGAGCCAGTCGGGCGTCGATTCGGGCTCAAGCACGAGGAGCGACGCCACCTCGCCGCACGCCCAGCGCGCCAGCGCCGGGCTTACCGCGCGGGCCTTAACAACCCCCAAACCCTCGGGGGTGAAGTTCAACAGGTAATAGCTACCTGTCTGACCGAGGGTCATGAAGTCCAGGGCGTCGCGCGGTAGGATCTTGATAGGGGTACCGTGGTCGTCGCGGAGGTCACCATCCGGCGTCTCGGCCCAAAGGCGGTCGAGCGCTTCTTGGAACTCGCTGTGGCCCTTGATATAGGTCGCGGGAACGAATACACGACCCTCTCGATCGCCATGGAGTTCCTTCACTGACCAGAGGAACTCATTCTTGTCGGTCACTGGATCCGCGATCCGATACCGATATCGCGCATAGGCGCGGTCATACTCCAGCCGCCCTCGACTTCCCTCTCCCGGGACGCCGACCAGCCGCGAATGCAGGTCCTCTACCCGTTCAGAGGCGATCAGGTAGGTCTCGATAAAGCCCTGTCGATCCCATACTCGACCGATACCATCCAGAACACACGCGGGGTCACTGAGCGTCATAGCCTCGATCAAGCGGGCGCTCTCTCGCCGGACGGCATCGATGTCGACGTTCTTGGCGGCAGCGTCGAACAGGTACTTCACCTGCTCGGGGTCGTCGCAATCCAACTTGTCGACGAGTTCATGCCAACGGTGCCAGTACTCGGATTCCGATTCCTCATAGAAGGCGCGGTCCTGCAGAGCTAGCCAGTATTGGCGGCGCTGCGCGGCCGCGATCTGCTGTCGCCTCACCTCGGCCTCTGCGATCGCCCTCTGCCGGGCCTCAAACGCTCGCCGGTAGAAAGGAGCCAGCTCGCTGAACTCCGGCTCGTCGAGCGCCGTCCGCAGCGCGGCATCGAGTTCCTCCACGTCGTGGTAGGTTGGGTTCAGCAGGTAAAGGTCGATTACCCAGTCATAGGTCGGCATGAAACGCATGTCCCGTATACCGCGCAGGGCACAGCGAGGATTCTCAAGAACCAACTTCTCGATGATCGCAGCGCTCTCGGACTTGATCTGCTCGTCGGCGGGAAACATCGCCAAGCCGATGAACCAGCCCAGTTTGTTCTCCGGACCGCAATCTACTGTTTCCTCGATGAACCTGGCCCAGCGGGAGAGGTACTCTCCTCGAGCATCGCCCTTCAGGTCGTTGCGGTTCTGCTGAAGGTACGAGAAATCGACCGGCGGCGGACCGGAAAGGCCCCGCCTATCGTGGATGATGGTTCCGCCCGTGATAATGCCACCGGACTGGATGGTGGTGAACGTCTCGGTGGTTTGCGCGCTGCCCGACGAGTACGGAATCAGCAGCAGAAAGATACAATGCAAGAGAAAGAGCGAGGGTTTGGTGTTCGTCATCCTGCTTTCGCTCCTTCATGGAAGAATCGGGTAGGCGCTAGACGTTGGCTCCGTGCCCGCGTTGGTTTGACTCGAAGGGGATCCGAAGACCTCATCTCTCGCTCCGACTCAGGCTAACGCGTGGGGATGGGGCGGCGGGAAGACAACTCTGACCTTGCACTAACCCTACTTGCCACATGCGCGCCACCTCTGTCGTGACAGCTAACATCCGCGCCAAGCCCCGCATCGAAGAACAACGACGAATATTAGCAACATTTGTTCTCTGACTCGGGCTTCATTCCCTGACCCGGGTTTCAGGAAACCGTCACCGCTGGGGTACGGAATCACCACCGACTATCAGTGACAGGAATCGTCAGAGATCATACCGGCGAAGTGCATCTTGTCCGCATCTGCGTCACTTTGGCCCGGGTTTCCCACGGACCTAACGCTCGCGATGGCTGGCTCCTAGGAAAGCGCCGCGATCAACCGCTGCGGAACTGACTCAAGCTGACGTCTTGGTATCACGTGGTGCCACCAGGGAGGAACACGATCCGTCAGCACCACCACAGCTGCCGAAAGCTCCAGCGACCAGCCGACCACGCAGTGCTGACCGAATGTGCCTCCACTGTGCCATGCGGCCACGCCCTGGGGCTTAATCGTGCTCAACATCCAACCAAGTCCGACCTGCGTGTCCCGGCTGATTCTCGCCCTCGGCTGCGTGGTCATCCTGGCCAAGGAATCCCACGGCACGCCGTAGCACCCCAATTGCGCGCGCAAGAACTTCATCATGTCATCGCCGGTCGAACGCCAGACTCCCGCCGCTTCCATCCCTTTCCACGCAAATGGCGGAACGGGGCGGCCGCTCGCGTCATGCCCTTCGATCAGACGCTCCGCACCATAGCGCGAAGGGTCGAGGTGCGTGTCATGCATCCCCAATGGTTGCAGAATCGCCTCGAACACGGCGTCACCATACGCTCGCCCATAAACATCACCGAGAATGCGGCCCAACAGGGCCATCCCGACATTCGAATAAAGCGCCCTTCGTCCCACCTTCAATTTGGACGGTAGCTGCACGAGAAAACCGCGCAAATCCTCTTCCCGATACGCCTCCGCTAGTTTGCGCCCTCGCCTCATCATCTGCCATCCGCTGAACGGGTTGGCCGGAAGCCCCGACGTATGAGTAGCTAGTTGCTGCAAGGTGACGTTCTTACCCCACGGCAGCTCCGGACAGAAACGTGCCACGGGATCCGTAAGCTTCACCTGTCCGCGATCCACCAAGAGCGCCAGCAACGTGGTGGTAAACGTCTTACCCACCGACCCAATCTCGAACACCGGCGATTGCACGTGCTCAGCTTTTCCATGCCGCAAAGACCAATGCTTGCCAATGAGGTCGACCTGCACCTCAAGCGCGGTACGCGGAGAACGTTCAAGAAAGTCGTGCAGCACGGAGATGGCGCGCTTGGAGTTCATCACTTGAACTTGTCCAGCACTCATCAGGATCTGCACCTTAGCGCGCGGCGACGGGTCGAGGCCATAACCACCCTGGCTGACGCGCAAATTTCAAGACACGCCCGCGGATCCTGACCCCGGATCCACTCACTTCTCTTCGATATCTTGCCCGAACCGCAAGCAGTTGGCATCTGGATCCTTGAGCTGCATCTCCCTCATGCCCCACGGCTGGCTCACCGGCCTCTGATCGAGAACCACGCCACGCGCCTGAAACTCATGCGCTAACGCGTCCACATCCTCCGCATGAAGGTAGACAAGCGCCCCAGCGGCGCTCTCTGGATGTTCGGTGAGAAAAAGCGTGACCGACCCTCGACTAATCGAGACGAACCACGGAAGGCCTGGCCCGAACTGGTGCCGCCAGTTCGTCTGGAAGCCAAGCTTACCGCAGTAGAAATCGCAGCTTCGCTCCGCATTGGAGATCTGCAGCACTGGGATACTACCGAGCAGGTTGGTGGTCATGGTTTACTTCTTTCGAATAACATTCACGAGTCAGACAATAACGACGGCAAGTGTGATGTTGGGCTTCCTTCGTCAGCCCAACCTACGCGGCTCACGCGACATGAATGCCGTCAGATGCAGCACTGCTTAGAACATGATCCAGGTACGTGTCAACGGCAACGCACCAGCCAGTAACGTCAAGCTCAAGGTGCCAACGTTTATTCCCCCTCTCACCGAAGAGGTCAACTGCGCCCGACCAGTGCGTATAGGCACTTTGCCTCTTGCTGTTGCGTGTCACCCAGTCCAGCTCAACGCGCTTTGCGTGAATGATCTTGTTGCATGACTCTCGGACATTCAGCTTGAAGTCGCCGGAATGGACCTTTCCGAGCGAAGTATCTTCAAGCGCGTACTTATCTGCCCTTTCAAATACCGATGGGCGAATCTGTCCCGACATCGAATCTTGAAGAATCCTCACCTTGGCCGCGATCTCTATCATGTACCCACTGACGATAGGCTTTATCCTGTGTTCGTAGTCGTTCCAATCATCGTGGCCGTATGGGTGCGAGCCCTGACAAATGCCCTCGTTGCGGCAATACTCACGGCTAGCTGCCTGCAACTGCTGCAAGATAAAAAGCTTCTCGCTTACCCCTGAAAAGTGGAAACTGTGTGACATAGATGCCTAACGCCTAGCTTAACTGGCGCAAATGAAGCGCAGACCTCGTAGGTTGGGCTGACGAAAGGAAGCCCAACATCTCACGGCTCACCATAACAACCCCCTCACCCCCTCCAAGCCACCGCACCAATCGTCCGGGACCATTCGACGTTGAATATACCGCGGGCCGGTGGATGCGCCTCGTTGACCCAATTCATCACTCGCGCAGCGCATCGACATTCCACACCAGTGGTGATGTTGGGCTTCCTCCGTCAGCCCAACCTACGCGGCTTTCGTGTCCGCACCAACTCTGATGCGGCGCGGGTATAAATAAAAAGATGGTCTCCGCGGGAGTTGTAGTCGAGCCGCAGGAGCCCGAGCTCCACGAGCGTCCGTAGATCATCTTCCGCGAAACGCTCATCTCGCAACTCGATGCCGCGCACTTGTCCGCCAATGCAAAGCAATTCGAGCCCGTCATCGCACTCAATCAGTTCCACCTTGCTCGCACCAGATTCCTCGAACTGTTCCAGTATGCTCAACGCCTGCACCGATAGGCCGGCATCAGGCCGCAGGGCATGGCTAAGTTGATCAAATCCGGGAACCCCGCTCGCTAAAGCAGCAAGTATCTGGTCGAGACTCGCAAGTTTTTGGAGCACGGCATCATGCTGCTCATTCAGGAGCGCCTTGATGCTAACCGTCGAGCGAACGTTGCTCTCGAGCAGAGAACGCACCTCGTCATGATGTGTCTCAGCTAGCCAAGCCATGAAGTCGTTGAATTTCGTCTGGTCCGATGCACGCCGCTCGGACACGAACTGACCGATCAAGCTAAGGACGGTGGCCAGTGCCGTTACGCTGGTTGGATCCACGTTACGCCTCTATGTAATAACGTGTGGTTGGGTTGTTTTCCGCACGACCTCTCCCGGTGTTCTCTGGTGTTATTTGGCAAATCGATTGCTATCGGTGATTGGCGGCCAAGGTGCATGAACAAACGGGCCACTGATTCCGCTCGGGGTCGAACGGCGTGGCTGCCGAACGCGGTGGGAGTGGGACGAGATCGGGAAGGAAACTTTGGCACTGCGCTCACCAGCGTGCGGCAGCAGGAGGTGCCGCCGCGGCGCAGCCACGGAGGCTTGCGAAAACGACGCGTTTCGCGAGCCGTTGGCTGCATCGCACAGGGATGTGCGATGTCCGCCTTCAAATAGCGTTCTCGTTCTCTTCGCCCGTGCGGATACGCACCACCCGCTCCACGGGCGTGACGAAGATCTTGCCGTCGCCGATCTTCCCTGTGCGGGCGGCCTCGGTGATGACTTCGATGCAGCGCTCGACCTGGTCGGTGGCGACGACCATCTCGATCTTCACCTTGGGCAGGAAGTCGACCACGTATTCGGCGCCGCGGTAGAGCTCGGTGTGACCCTTTTGGCGGCCGAAGCCTTTGACCTCGATGGCGGTCATGCCGGTGATGCCGATCTCCGACAGAGCTTCGCGCACGTCGTCGAGCTTGAAGGGCTTGATGATGGCTTCGATCTTCTTCATAGGTGATCCTTGTCCCTGGGGTGTTGATATTTTCAATCATACCGCGCTGATCTTTCGATTGCAGTGTGAGGGGGCGCCGCAGCGGTAGCTGCCTCTACGGTGCTTGCAGCTCCGTCGCTGTACTTTCTCGCTCAGCGAAAGGTGTGAGTGTAGAAGGTGGCGTTGTGCATGCCCTCGCCGATTCATCGACCGCCGCGCGACCGACCGCTTTCCGCGGCTGCGCCGCGGCGCCCTCGCTCGCCCTCTGCGTGCTAGCGGGGGCAATGCGGGATTGTTCTGTCGTTCCGCGCTGCGCGCGGCCCCCACCCTAGCCCTCCCCCGCAAGCGGGGGAGGGAACAACGCCTCGCCACTAGCTTTCGCGGGTGTAGCCCTGCGTGATCGGGTAGCGGCGGTCGCGGCTGAAGGCGCGGCGGGTGATGCGCACGCCGGGGGCGGCTTGGCGGCGTTTGTATTCGTTGCGTTCGATGAGGCGGATGATGCGGCGCACGGTCTCCTCGTCGAAGCCGGCGGCGATGATCTGCGGGGCGTCCTGGTCCTCTTCGACGTAGCGGGCGACGATGGCGTCGAGAATGTCGTAGGGCGGCAGCGAGTCGGTGTCGCGCTGGTCGGGGCGCAGTTCGGCCGAGGGCGGGCGGTCGATGACGCGCTGGGGGATCGCGGCGCCGAGGCCGTTGCGGTACTCGGCGAGGCGGTACACCAGCGTCTTGGGCACGTCTTTGAGCACCGCGTAGCCGCCGGCCATGTCGCCGTACAGGGTGGCGTAGCCGACCGCGTACTCGCTCTTGTTGCCGGTGGTGAGCACGATGCTGCCGCGCTTGTTGGAGAGGGCCATGAGGATGACGCCGCGGCAGCGGGCCTGGATGTTCTCCTCGGTGGTATCGGGCGCGGCGCCGGCGAACTCGGGGGCGAGCCCCTCGAGAAACACGTTGAACATCGGCTCGATGGGCACCGCTGAATACGGCACGCCGAGCATGCGGGCCTGCGCCTCGGCGTCCTGCAGGCTGATGTCGGCGGTGTAGCGCGAGGGCATCATCACGGCCTGTACGCGTTCGGGGCCGAGGGCGTCGACCGCCACGGCGAGCGTGAGCGCGGAGTCGATACCGCCGGAGAGGCCGATGAGCGCGCCGGGAAAGCCGTTGTGCTCCACGTAGGCCCGCACGCCGGTGACCAGCGCCTGATACACGCTGGCGGCCTCCTCCAGCGGCTGGGCGATGGCGGCGGCGGGCTGGGGGCGTGTGCCCTCGAACGCCACCACCTCGAGCGCCTCGGCGAAGGCGGGCAGGCGGTGCGTGACGCTGCCTTCGGCATCCATCACGAAGGACTCGCCGTCGAACACCAGTTCGTCCTGTGCGCCGGCGAGGTTCACGTACACCACCGGCAGGCCGGTCTCCTGCACGCGCGCGCGCACGGTGCGCTCGCGCTCGCGGCCCTTGTCGATGTGGTAGGGCGAGGCGTTGAGGTTCAGCAGCATCTGGGCGCCCGCGTCGGCGGCCTGGCGCGCGGGGCCGGGCGCCCACAGGTCTTCGCACACGGTCAGTCCCAGGCGCACGCCGCTGACCTCGAACACCGTGGCCGCCGCGCCCGGCTCGAAATAGCGCTTCTCGTCGAACACGCCGTAGTTGGGCAGGCGCTGCTTGCGGTAGCGGGCGATCTCGCGCCCGTCGCGCAGCACGAGGGCGCTGTTGTAGAGGCCCGTGTCGGTGCGCTCGGCGAAACCGAACACCACGTGGATGCCGCTCACCTGCTCGCGGATGGTGCCCACGGCGCGCTCGATGCGTGGGTAGAGGTCGGGGCGCAGCAGCAGGTCTTCGGGCGGGTAGCCGGTCAGGGTCAGTTCGGGGAACACCACCACGTCGGCCTGCAGCTCGTCGCGCGCGCGCAGCGCCGTGGCGACGAGCTTGTCGGCGTTGGCCTGCACGGCGCCGACCAGGAAGTCCTGTTGCGCGAGCGCGATGCGGAGGCGGGAGGCGTCGGCCATAGGCTAGCCGCGGAAGAACTCCAACATGCGCGCGCCCATCTCGGCGGGCGAGCGCGCGATGCTCACGCCGGCGGCCTCCAGCGCGGCGAACTTCTCGCGCGCGGTGCCCTTACCGCCGGCGACGATGGCGCCGGCGTGACCCATGCGTTTGCCGGGCGGCGCGGTGACGCCCGCGATGTAGGCCACCACCGGCTTTTTGACCTTGGCCTTGATGTACTCGGCGGCCTCTTCCTCGGCGCTGCCGCCGATCTCGCCCACCAGGATGATGCCCTTGGTCTGGCGGTCCTGCTCGAACAGCGCGAGGCAGTCGATGAAGTTCATGCCCTGGATGGGGTCGCCGCCGATGCCCACGCAAGTGCTCTGACCCAGGCCGTTCTGCGTGGTCTGGTAGACGGCTTCGTAGGTGAGCGTGCCCGAGCGCGATACGATGCCGATGCTGCCGCGCTGGTGGATATGGCCGGGCATGATGCCGATCTTGCATTCGCCGGCGGTGATCACGCCCGGGCAGTTGGGGCCGATGAGGCGCACGTCGGAGCCGGCGAGCGCGGCCTTCACGCGCAGCATGTCCTGCACCGGGATGCCCTCGGTGATGCACACCACCACCTTGATGCCCGCGTCGGCCGCCTCGAGGATGGCGTCGGCCGCGAACGGCGCGGGCACGTAGATCATGCTCGCCTCGGCGCGGGTGCGCGCCACGGCGTCGTGCACGGTGTCGAACACCGGCAGATTCAGATGCCGCTGACCGCCCTTGCCGGGCGTGACGCCGCCGACCAGCTTGGTGCCGTAGGCCAGCGCCTGCTCGGAGTGGAAGGTGCCCTGCTTGCCGGTGAAGCCCTGGCAGATGACGCGCGTGTTCTTGTCGATCAGGATACCCATCAGCGCGCGCTCCCCTTGGCCGCGGCGACGGCCTTCTCGGCCGCCTCGGTGAGCCCCGAGGCGGGGGTGATGGCGAGCCCGCTCTGGGCGAGCAGCTCGCGGCCGCGCTCGGCGTTGGTGCCTTCCAGGCGGACCACTACCGGCACCGGCACGTCCACCTCGGTCACCGCCTGGATGATGCCCTCGGCGATGAGGTCGCAGCGCACGATGCCGCCGAAAATGTTCACCAGTATGGCGCGCACCTTGCCTTCCGAGAGAATGAGCTTGAAGGCCTCGGCCACACGTTCCGCCGTAGTGCCACCGCCCACGTCCAGGAAGTTGGCGGGGGTGCCGCCGTGCAGTTTGATGAGGTCCATGGTGGCCATGGCGAGGCCGGCACCGTTCACCATGCAGGCGATGTCGCCGCCCAGCGGCACGTAGTTCAGGCCCTGCTCGGCGGCGCGCACCTCGCGTGCGTCTTCTTGCGCGGTGTCGCGCAGGGCCTTCAGCGCCGGTTGCCGGTAGAGGGCGTTGTCGTCGGCGTTGAGCTTGGCATCCAGCGCCAACAGGGCGCCGTCCTCGCTGAGCGCCAGCGGATTGATCTCCACCAGCGAGAGGTCGCGCTCGGTGAACAGGCGATACACACCCATGAGGATCTGCGCCAGCGCTTTGATGTGTTCGCCGAGGCCCAGCGCGAAGCCGAGGCGTCGGCACTGGTAGGGCTGCAGGCCCACCACCGGGTCGACCACCACGCGGTGGATGCGCGCGGGCTCGCTGGCGGCGACCTCTTCGATGTCCATGCCGCCCGCGTCGGAGACCACCAGCACCACGCGACCCAGCGCGCGGTCGACGAGCGCGCTCAGGTAAAGCTCGCGCGCCACGGCGGTGGGCGCCTCGACCAGCACCTGCTCGACCGGCAGGCCTTCGGCCGTGGTCTGCACCGTCGCCAGGCGCGTACCGATGAGCTGCCCGGCGAACTCCACCACCGCGTCCAGGCTGTCCACCCGCCGCACACCGCCCGCCTTGCCGCGCGCCCCGGCGTGGATCTGGGCCTTCACCACCCAGGCGTCGCCGCCCAGCGCCTCGGCCGCGGCACGCGCCTCCGCGGCGCTCGCCGCGGTGCGGCTCGCGGGCACTGGCACGCCGTAGTCGGCGAGCAGGGCCTTGGCTTGGAATTCGTGCAGATTCATTCAGTAGCCGACCGGTTGAGAAAGCCGGGTATTGTCGCGCAAACCGCGCAGCTTAGGCAAAGAACCGGGCACTGCCGCGCCCGCCGCCAGCGCGCTACCAGCGCCCCGAGAAGCCGACCGGGATCATGCCGTCGCGATCGGGGCGCCCCATCAGGCGCAGCGTCGCCACCAACTCGGGGGCGGCGCCCTCGCGCGTGCCGAGCCGGCCGCGGAATTCGTAGCGACCGTCCTCGTACAGCTGCGCGGTGCCTTGCACCGTCACCGGCCCGCCATTGTCCTGCACCACCGCGTGCAGCAGATCGCCCTCGGGCTGCAGCGTCACCAGCAGATCACCCAGCGGCACCTGCGGCAGCATGGCGGTGCTGGCGTTTTGCCACAGCAGCTCGCCCTGCGCGCTGCGCAGGCGCCCCTCGGCTTCGAACGCCGCCGCGGGGAGATTGAGCGCCAACGTGCCGCCGAGGCGCACCTGGGCGCCCACCAGGACACCGACCTGCTGCATGGGCAGGCGCGCACGCAGGTCGGTCACCTGCACCCGACGGTCGGGATGCACCCGCACCAGGGCCTCGCCGGGCCCCTCGTTGCTGCGGAAGTTCAGCGTGGCGTCCAGCGCGCCGCGCACGAAGCCGCGCGGATGCACTTCCCAGCGCACCGCCTCCAGGCGCAGTCCCTGCATCTCCGCCAGGGCCGCACGCCCCGACCAGGCGGTGCCCTCCACGCCGTGCAGGGTCAGCGGCATGTCGCCGAGCTGGGTGCGCGCCGCTCCGTAGGCGTGGTGCGCCGGCCAGGTCATGATCAGAAAGATCAGGTACGCAACGATACCGAGCGCGATCAGGCCGAGCAGGCGCCGGCGCCCACGCCCGCGCGTGTCCTGCGCCGTCATGCCGCACCGCCTTGCTGCAACACCACCCGCGCACCCACGCGCCCTGCCTGCTGCTGGCGCTCCACGGCGAGGTTGGTGACCTGCACCGCGTACTCCTCCTGCAGGCGCGCCAGCCACAGCATCAGGTCGTCGAACGGCGCGTTATCGAGCCACACCCGCACCGCTTGGCCCTCGGGCTGCACGCGCGTCAGCGCGGCGCCGAGCGGTCCGTCCTTGGCGGTGCTGTCGATCAGGCTGAGCAGCGATTGTTCGCCCGCCCCGGCGCGCGCCGTGGGCGCCGCCCCGCGCGCCGCCTGTACCTGCTGCGCGGCCTGCTGCATCCACAGCAGCTCCGCGCGCTGCCCCTCTACCCGCTCGCTGAGCGCCGCGTTACGGTCCACCAGCGGGGCCCACACCACCCCGTAGGGCAGCACGATTGCCAGCACCAGCCCCCCACCGATCAGCATGCGCCGCTCGCGCAGCCCCAGGGTGCTCCACCATTCCTTGAGTACGCTCATGAGCCGCTCCTACGAATCTGCAACCGTCCTTCCACCGCCCCGGCGCGCGCCGAGGCCGAGTGTATGTCCACGTCCCAGCCGTGCTCGCCGAGCCCGCGCTTGAGGCCGTCGAGGGTCTGCAGGTCGGCCACCTCGAGGTCCACCTCGAGCTGGCCCGGCCGGTAGCGCAGGTTGTTCAGCTTCAGGCCCTGAGCCTCACTCAGCAGCGGCGCGCTGCCGCCGATGAGGAGGTGGAAATCGCCCGCGCCCGCACTGCCCGCGCCTTGGCCGACGTCGGCCAGAGCCCGCTCCATCTGGCGGCGCGCATCCACCACGCGCTGCCCGGGCAGGGCCTCGTTGAACACCGCGTGGATGCGCTCGCTCAGCATTGCGCTCTCCTGCGCCAGCCGCGCGTTGTCGTAAGCGATCAACCCGCCCTGCAGACCCACCCAGACCAGCAGCAGCGCCGCCGCCGGCACCCACGGGCGCCACAGCCGTTCGAGCTGTTGGCGGCGGCTGTAGGGCCCCTGCAGGAGGTCGATGGTGTGTTGCTCATCCAGCCGCTCGGCCAACAAGGCGAGGACGCCGCCGGGGCACGTGCCCGCCACCACGTCGACGGGCGCCGTGAGGGGCGCGCGCCGCGCCTCGGCCCGGCAGTCGTACAAGCGGATGCGCTCGGGCGCCTGCGACTTGTTGCGCGCCTCGGCCACCGACAGCTCCAGCAGCAGGTCGATCTGGTCGGGCTCCAGCGCCACCCCCTGCTCCGGCCCGGTGGCGAGCAGCGCCTCGCGCTCGTCGAGCGCCAGCACCCACTCGTCGACATTGGCA contains the following coding sequences:
- a CDS encoding type II secretion system protein M, which produces MSVLKEWWSTLGLRERRMLIGGGLVLAIVLPYGVVWAPLVDRNAALSERVEGQRAELLWMQQAAQQVQAARGAAPTARAGAGEQSLLSLIDSTAKDGPLGAALTRVQPEGQAVRVWLDNAPFDDLMLWLARLQEEYAVQVTNLAVERQQQAGRVGARVVLQQGGAA